In the genome of Triticum urartu cultivar G1812 chromosome 5, Tu2.1, whole genome shotgun sequence, one region contains:
- the LOC125509693 gene encoding PRELI domain containing protein 3A-like: MVVSYTQEHVYLHPWHRVTAAAWRKFTDPAALPHILDVQTLSRDVDPRAGRLHAVRAIAGRPPPLPLLLRGLAATAGAGDVVLCVERTSVDAAARAMRVVSRNATFRRLVDVEERCSYAPHPERPDEWTVFTQETSIRCAPLAAVSATVAGMVERRCAESFAQNAARGKEAVERICDGLALAEHVPGPSPADGEER, from the coding sequence ATGGTGGTCTCGTACACGCAGGAGCACGTGTACCTCCACCCCTGGCACCGGGTCACCGCGGCGGCGTGGCGCAAGTTCACCGACCCGGCGGCGCTCCCCCACATCCTGGACGTGCAGACGCTGTCCCGGGACGTCGACCCGCGCGCCGGCCGCCTCCACGCCGTGCGCGCCATCGCGGGCCGGCCCCCGCCGCTCCCGCTCCTCCTCCGCGGCCTCGCGGCCACCGCCGGCGCCGGCGACGTGGTGCTCTGCGTGGAGCGCACGTCCGTGGACGCGGCCGCGCGCGCCATGCGGGTGGTCTCCCGCAACGCCACCTTCCGGCGGCTGGTGGACGTGGAGGAGCGGTGCAGCTACGCGCCCCACCCGGAGCGGCCGGACGAGTGGACGGTGTTCACGCAGGAGACGAGCATCCGGTGCGCGCCGCTGGCGGCCGTGTCGGCCACGGTGGCCGGGATGGTGGAGCGGCGGTGCGCGGAGAGCTTCGCGCAGAACGCCGCCAGGGGGAAGGAGGCCGTCGAGAGGATCTGCGACGGCCTCGCGCTCGCGGAGCACGTGCCAGGGCCCTCCCCGGCCGACGGAGAAGAACGGTAG
- the LOC125509694 gene encoding zinc finger A20 and AN1 domain-containing stress-associated protein 1-like: protein MAQRDHKKEEPTELRAPEITLCANSCGFPGNPATHNLCQNCFLAGPDSTSPSSSSSSSSSSLPGVSVSTPVVDRPRPAPVEVELAVDLAPATEAKPARTSVNRCSSCRKRVGLTGFRCRCGDMFCGEHRYSDRHGCSYDYKAAARDAIARDNPVVRAAKIVRF from the coding sequence ATGGCGCAGCGCGATCACAAGAAGGAGGAGCCCACGGAGCTGCGGGCGCCGGAGATCACGCTCTGCGCCAACAGCTGCGGCTTCCCCGGCAACCCGGCCACGCACAACCTCTGCCAGAACTGCTTCTTGGCCGGACCGGACTCCACGTcgccgtcttcctcctcctcctcctcctcctcttctctaCCGGGCGTGTCCGTGTCGACCCCCGTCGTCGACAGGCCGAGGCCGGCGCCGGTGGAGGTCGAGCTCGCCGTTGACCTTGCTCCGGCGACGGAGGCGAAGCCGGCGAGGACGTCGGTGAACCGGTGCTCCAGCTGCCGGAAGCGCGTGGGGCTGACGGGGTTCCGGTGCCGGTGCGGCGACATGTTCTGCGGCGAGCACCGGTACTCGGACCGGCACGGGTGCAGCTACGATTACAAGGCCGCCGCCCGGGACGCCATCGCCCGGGACAACCCCGTGGTGCGCGCCGCCAAGATCGTCAGGTTCTGA